A single window of Flagellimonas maritima DNA harbors:
- a CDS encoding TetR/AcrR family transcriptional regulator — translation MSKKAERTTAYIIETVAPIFNKFGYVGTSMSDLTEATGLTKGAIYGNFENKEALALSAFEYNRNHLLNVIDEKLNVDGSALNKLFSLIHFYRQYDVFTLSLGGCPILNVGVDAQNNNTLLAAAVKETIKEIEGKIALVLENGLNEGEIHLPVPPLQFAKQLFTMIQGAIAMSTMTRDRKYLVNTIAYLEHLVQKEIKK, via the coding sequence ATGTCCAAAAAAGCTGAAAGAACCACCGCTTATATTATAGAGACCGTAGCTCCTATTTTTAATAAATTTGGTTACGTTGGGACCAGCATGAGTGATCTTACAGAAGCTACTGGGCTAACGAAAGGTGCTATTTACGGAAATTTTGAAAACAAGGAAGCATTAGCACTATCTGCATTTGAATACAACAGAAATCACCTGTTAAATGTTATTGATGAAAAATTGAATGTTGATGGAAGCGCTTTAAATAAATTGTTCTCCCTTATACATTTTTACAGACAGTATGATGTCTTTACCCTCTCACTTGGAGGATGTCCGATTTTGAATGTAGGTGTGGATGCCCAAAATAACAATACCCTTCTCGCTGCTGCTGTAAAAGAAACCATCAAAGAAATAGAAGGTAAAATTGCGTTGGTTTTAGAAAATGGACTCAATGAGGGTGAAATTCATTTGCCCGTGCCACCGCTACAATTTGCAAAACAATTGTTTACCATGATCCAAGGTGCCATCGCCATGTCCACAATGACAAGGGATAGAAAATATTTGGTGAACACAATCGCCTATTTGGAACATTTAGTTCAGAAAGAAATTAAAAAGTAA
- a CDS encoding collagen-like triple helix repeat-containing protein, which yields MKTIKLLNIAMICMAMIFISCSGEDGEDGLQGNQGQPGIQGEKGDKGDTGLQGSPGEDGNANVVNITFDASAHTGNTFQMDSELITEASIIKDAYLFYIKSVGNFYSVPGIGPLAAYSTRSYIGTGSAFINFRSVDGTANYSVSEGEVEEVRMVIIEGNDVTPSGKSGNILDQFKKDGVDLNDYHAVMAYLNK from the coding sequence ATGAAAACTATTAAATTATTAAATATTGCAATGATTTGTATGGCAATGATCTTTATTTCTTGTTCAGGAGAGGATGGTGAAGATGGACTACAAGGTAATCAAGGTCAACCGGGAATACAGGGTGAAAAAGGTGACAAAGGTGATACAGGTCTTCAAGGTAGTCCTGGCGAAGATGGAAACGCAAATGTCGTCAATATAACTTTCGATGCAAGTGCACATACTGGAAATACTTTTCAAATGGATTCCGAGTTGATTACAGAAGCTAGTATTATAAAAGATGCATATTTATTTTATATAAAATCTGTCGGCAACTTTTATAGTGTGCCAGGGATAGGTCCTTTAGCTGCATATAGTACTAGAAGCTATATAGGTACAGGATCCGCATTTATAAACTTTAGGTCTGTAGATGGTACAGCTAATTATTCAGTTAGTGAAGGTGAAGTCGAAGAGGTAAGAATGGTTATTATTGAGGGCAATGATGTAACTCCATCTGGAAAATCCGGAAATATATTAGATCAGTTTAAAAAAGACGGAGTTGATTTAAATGATTATCATGCAGTTATGGCATATTTGAACAAATAA
- a CDS encoding histidine phosphatase family protein gives MKTIKSIKLLVILTGLLFGCISCNTDKEGDKEPVVSTFYFIRHAEKDRTDPENKDPELNQDGLNRAIRWAEVFDPIELNAIYSTNYERTSMTAAPTSVKKDIDITYYDAKTIDMDSFKMKNKGLSVLVVGHSNTTPNLVNKVLGMEKYQQIDDNDNSNLFIVRIIDGEATDIRLKMD, from the coding sequence ATGAAAACAATAAAGTCGATCAAACTTTTGGTTATTCTTACAGGTCTACTTTTTGGATGCATTAGTTGTAATACCGATAAAGAAGGTGATAAAGAACCTGTAGTCTCAACATTTTATTTTATAAGGCACGCTGAAAAGGATAGAACAGACCCTGAAAATAAAGACCCTGAACTAAATCAAGATGGCTTGAACCGTGCAATTCGTTGGGCGGAGGTATTCGACCCCATTGAGCTAAATGCTATTTATTCCACAAATTATGAACGTACTTCAATGACCGCTGCACCTACTTCGGTCAAAAAAGATATCGATATCACATATTATGATGCCAAAACGATTGATATGGATTCGTTTAAAATGAAAAACAAAGGCTTAAGTGTTTTGGTCGTAGGACACAGTAATACAACCCCCAATCTTGTGAACAAAGTTTTAGGAATGGAGAAATATCAACAGATAGATGACAATGACAACAGTAATCTTTTCATTGTGAGAATCATCGATGGCGAAGCAACTGATATCAGATTAAAAATGGACTAG
- a CDS encoding DUF6503 family protein: MRRIFIGTLILISVACKQKSEPVLTAQQIIDKSIKISGGENYAAHNISFLFRDRKYVSETKDGQKILKRITYLDSATITDVKTNSDFRRYVNDTLINLSDSIANRYASSVNSVHYFVRLPFGLNDGAVHKELIGEETIEEKKYYKIKVTFDENNGGEDFEDVYMYWFNKETLKPDYLAYNFHVNGGGQRFREAYNERYINGIRFVDYNNYKSETKENPISNTGKQFEKNDLELVSKIEITAIEVIKN, from the coding sequence ATGAGAAGAATTTTTATAGGAACTCTAATACTTATATCAGTAGCTTGCAAACAAAAATCAGAACCTGTCTTAACTGCGCAACAAATTATAGATAAATCCATTAAAATTAGCGGAGGTGAGAATTATGCTGCCCACAATATTTCTTTTTTGTTCAGGGATAGAAAGTATGTTTCTGAAACTAAGGATGGTCAAAAGATATTAAAAAGGATCACTTACCTGGATTCGGCAACAATCACAGATGTAAAAACCAATTCAGATTTTAGAAGATATGTCAATGATACGCTGATCAATCTTTCTGATTCGATTGCAAACCGGTATGCAAGTTCTGTTAATTCTGTACATTATTTTGTGCGCTTGCCATTTGGTCTAAATGACGGGGCCGTACACAAGGAACTTATAGGGGAAGAAACCATTGAAGAAAAAAAATATTATAAGATAAAGGTGACTTTTGATGAAAACAATGGCGGAGAAGATTTTGAAGATGTATATATGTACTGGTTCAATAAAGAGACATTAAAACCAGATTATTTGGCATATAATTTTCATGTAAACGGTGGGGGACAACGCTTTAGAGAGGCTTATAATGAGCGCTATATAAATGGAATACGTTTTGTGGATTATAACAATTACAAATCGGAGACCAAGGAAAATCCAATTTCAAATACGGGCAAGCAGTTTGAAAAAAATGATTTGGAACTTGTTTCCAAAATTGAAATTACAGCTATTGAAGTTATTAAAAACTAG
- the smpB gene encoding SsrA-binding protein SmpB, giving the protein MQKNINIKNKRARFDYEILDTYLAGIVLGGTEIKSIRLGKASLSQSFCEFNDKGELFVINMQVDEYSHGGHYNHKPKAERKLLLNKRELKKLRKEVATSGLTIIPIKLFINDKGLAKVNIGLAKGKKLYDKRETIKDRDSKKNLSRIKKSFNS; this is encoded by the coding sequence ATGCAAAAAAACATCAACATAAAAAACAAACGGGCCAGATTTGACTATGAAATCTTGGATACGTATTTAGCTGGAATCGTATTAGGGGGCACCGAAATAAAGTCCATTCGCTTGGGCAAGGCTTCTCTTTCCCAAAGCTTTTGCGAGTTCAATGATAAAGGAGAGCTCTTTGTAATCAATATGCAGGTAGATGAATATAGTCACGGAGGTCATTACAATCATAAACCCAAAGCAGAGCGAAAGTTGCTCCTGAATAAAAGAGAGTTGAAAAAACTGCGCAAAGAAGTTGCCACTTCAGGACTTACGATCATCCCCATCAAACTTTTTATTAATGACAAGGGCTTGGCAAAGGTAAACATTGGTTTGGCCAAGGGTAAAAAACTTTACGATAAGCGTGAAACTATAAAAGATAGGGACAGCAAAAAAAACCTATCTAGAATAAAAAAGAGCTTTAATTCGTAG
- a CDS encoding protein-L-isoaspartate(D-aspartate) O-methyltransferase, with protein MKDTLKHKGMRKKLAGILAVKGIQDSKVLDAIETIPRHLFLDSGFEDHAYQDKAFPIGADQTISQPYTVAFQTELLKIKPNDSILEIGTGSGYQTAVLLHLRAKVYTIERQQELFKKTKLFFGKMNYRPRKVVFGDGYKGLPKEAPFDGIIVTAGAPSVPKALLSQLKVGGRLVIPVGVEEQTMTLYTRKSEKEFEKQELGTFRFVPLLENKN; from the coding sequence ATGAAGGATACATTAAAGCACAAAGGTATGCGCAAGAAGTTGGCAGGGATTTTAGCTGTCAAGGGGATACAGGATTCCAAGGTTTTGGATGCTATTGAGACCATACCGCGGCATTTGTTCCTGGACAGTGGTTTTGAAGACCATGCGTATCAGGACAAGGCATTTCCGATTGGGGCCGATCAGACTATTTCACAACCTTATACCGTTGCTTTTCAAACAGAGTTATTAAAAATAAAACCAAATGATTCAATTTTGGAAATAGGTACCGGGAGTGGATATCAGACTGCTGTATTGCTACATTTAAGGGCGAAGGTATATACCATAGAAAGACAGCAGGAATTATTCAAGAAAACGAAATTGTTCTTTGGCAAGATGAATTACCGTCCCCGTAAAGTTGTTTTTGGGGATGGATACAAAGGGTTGCCCAAGGAAGCACCTTTTGATGGGATTATAGTTACCGCAGGGGCTCCATCGGTGCCCAAGGCCTTGTTATCTCAACTGAAAGTTGGTGGACGTCTGGTCATTCCGGTTGGTGTGGAAGAACAAACAATGACCTTATATACTAGAAAATCTGAAAAAGAATTTGAAAAACAGGAATTGGGAACCTTTAGGTTTGTGCCTTTATTGGAAAATAAGAATTAA
- a CDS encoding Gfo/Idh/MocA family protein: MLKVGVLGAGHLGKIHLRLLNESDKYELVGFHDPDEINAKKVADEFGYTYFENINTLIDEAEVIDIVTPTLSHFDCAKKTIEKGRHVFIEKPITNTLEEAEELLELAEKHKIKGQVGHVERFNPAFLAVKDQIKNPMFIETHRLAEFNPRGTDVPVVLDLMIHDIDAILSVVNSEVKQINASGVSVISNSPDIANARIEFENGCVANLTASRISLKNMRKSRFFQRDAYISVDFLEKKVEVVKMKDAPDKPGDFDMVLQNAEGEKKQIYFENPDIEANNAILDELETFADAINDNTEPVVTLKQGTNALRVALQIIDSFNK, translated from the coding sequence ATGCTCAAAGTTGGTGTCCTTGGTGCAGGACATTTAGGTAAAATTCACCTCAGGCTATTAAATGAATCCGATAAATATGAACTTGTTGGTTTTCACGATCCCGATGAAATCAATGCAAAAAAAGTAGCTGATGAATTTGGGTACACATATTTTGAAAATATCAACACATTGATTGATGAAGCTGAGGTAATAGATATAGTGACCCCTACCCTTTCCCATTTTGATTGTGCCAAAAAAACCATAGAAAAAGGGAGGCATGTTTTTATTGAAAAACCCATTACCAATACGCTCGAAGAGGCCGAAGAACTATTAGAGCTTGCTGAAAAACATAAAATCAAAGGACAGGTTGGACACGTTGAACGATTTAATCCAGCTTTTTTAGCTGTAAAGGACCAAATTAAGAACCCTATGTTCATTGAAACCCACAGACTCGCGGAATTCAATCCAAGAGGTACGGATGTGCCAGTGGTGTTGGATTTGATGATTCATGACATTGATGCAATCTTGAGCGTAGTAAATTCAGAGGTAAAGCAAATCAACGCAAGCGGAGTCTCTGTAATCAGTAATTCTCCTGACATTGCCAATGCAAGAATCGAGTTTGAAAATGGCTGTGTTGCCAACCTTACCGCTAGTAGGATTTCATTAAAAAATATGCGCAAATCACGTTTCTTTCAAAGAGATGCCTACATTTCGGTAGATTTTTTGGAGAAGAAAGTTGAAGTTGTCAAAATGAAGGATGCGCCAGATAAACCAGGTGATTTTGATATGGTATTGCAGAATGCTGAAGGAGAGAAAAAACAGATTTATTTTGAGAATCCGGATATTGAAGCCAACAATGCCATTCTTGATGAATTGGAAACCTTTGCAGATGCGATCAATGACAATACAGAACCCGTAGTAACTTTAAAACAAGGCACAAATGCGTTACGGGTGGCGTTACAAATTATCGATTCCTTTAATAAATAA
- a CDS encoding 3-hydroxyacyl-CoA dehydrogenase family protein produces the protein MKKIAVIGAGTMGNGIAHVFAQKGFQVHLIDIAQASLNKGLATITKNLDRMLAKASITEQDKKHTLSNISTFTNLKEGVANTDLVVEAATENLNIKLQIFKDLDEVCDGSTILATNTSSISITQIAAVTNRPDKVIGMHFMNPVPIMKLVEIIRGYSTSDDVTKKIMQLSTDLGKTPTEVNDYPGFVANRILMPMINEAIETLYNGVAGVQEIDTVMKLGMAHPMGPLQLADFIGLDVCLSILNVMHDGFKNPKYAPCPLLVNMVMAGKLGVKSSEGFYDYSESRKAEKLSAQFK, from the coding sequence ATGAAAAAAATAGCAGTTATAGGTGCAGGTACTATGGGTAATGGAATTGCCCATGTTTTTGCACAAAAAGGATTTCAAGTCCATCTTATTGACATAGCCCAAGCCTCTTTAAATAAAGGCTTGGCAACAATTACTAAAAATTTGGACCGTATGTTGGCCAAAGCATCTATTACGGAACAGGATAAGAAGCATACCCTCAGTAATATCTCCACCTTTACCAATTTAAAAGAAGGCGTCGCAAACACTGATTTGGTGGTCGAAGCAGCTACAGAAAACCTGAACATCAAACTTCAGATATTTAAGGATTTAGATGAGGTTTGTGATGGGTCAACCATTTTGGCCACCAACACCTCCTCTATTTCCATAACCCAAATTGCAGCAGTTACAAATAGACCTGATAAAGTTATCGGCATGCATTTTATGAATCCTGTACCGATTATGAAGTTGGTTGAAATCATACGCGGTTACAGTACTTCTGACGATGTAACGAAAAAAATCATGCAATTATCGACAGATTTGGGAAAAACCCCTACCGAAGTAAACGATTATCCTGGATTTGTAGCAAATCGAATTTTAATGCCCATGATCAATGAAGCTATCGAAACACTGTATAACGGAGTTGCCGGCGTGCAAGAAATTGATACTGTAATGAAATTGGGAATGGCACATCCCATGGGTCCTTTACAATTGGCAGATTTTATAGGATTGGATGTTTGCCTCTCCATATTAAATGTCATGCACGATGGATTTAAAAACCCCAAATATGCACCATGCCCTCTTTTGGTTAATATGGTGATGGCGGGCAAACTTGGTGTCAAATCCAGTGAGGGATTCTATGATTACTCGGAATCCAGAAAAGCGGAAAAGCTATCCGCTCAATTTAAATAG
- a CDS encoding DUF1015 domain-containing protein, with product MARIEPFKAIRPAKDKVSFVASRSYEEYSKNELKAVLKYNPFSFLHIINPGFKFEKNITGEERFKLVHNRYLEFLEDNIFTKDEEGCFYLYQIIKRDFKTLGFFCACSILDYQKDVIKKHEDTIQRREQLFANYLDTVGFNAEPVLMTYADDESIKNILKNEAEKEPEYNFTTRDKVNHKLWKIASKDIIEKLKTAFHDLDALYIADGHHRSASSNLLAEKMKDKNKLHTGDESYNFFMTYLIPESEIRIYEFNRMVRDLNGLTTNEFLIKLDTYFRIEKKKDGLYRPTQKHHFSMYLDGEFYSLYLRKTVYKFTDALSELDTQILYKTILEPILGIHDLRNDKRISYGYGKHNIIKMKDSIDNGEFEVGFSLVPININEIKAIADAGLVMPPKSTYIEPKLRSGMAIYEL from the coding sequence ATGGCCCGGATTGAACCCTTTAAGGCCATTCGGCCAGCAAAAGATAAAGTTTCTTTTGTGGCCTCTAGGTCCTATGAAGAATATTCCAAAAATGAGCTGAAGGCCGTTCTCAAGTATAATCCGTTTTCCTTTCTGCACATTATTAACCCAGGATTTAAATTTGAGAAGAACATTACAGGTGAAGAACGATTTAAATTGGTGCACAATCGCTATTTGGAATTCTTGGAGGACAATATCTTTACAAAGGATGAAGAAGGATGTTTTTACCTCTACCAAATAATCAAGCGAGATTTTAAGACATTGGGCTTTTTCTGTGCTTGTAGTATTTTGGATTATCAGAAAGACGTTATCAAAAAACATGAGGACACCATACAGCGAAGGGAACAACTTTTTGCGAACTACTTGGATACGGTAGGTTTTAATGCGGAACCCGTGCTGATGACTTATGCAGATGATGAATCCATCAAGAATATTTTGAAAAATGAGGCTGAAAAAGAACCCGAGTATAATTTTACCACTAGGGATAAAGTAAATCACAAACTCTGGAAAATAGCTTCCAAGGATATCATTGAAAAACTTAAAACGGCTTTTCATGACTTAGACGCACTTTACATTGCCGATGGTCACCACAGAAGTGCATCTTCCAATCTTCTGGCCGAAAAGATGAAGGACAAAAACAAATTACATACGGGCGATGAATCCTATAATTTCTTTATGACGTACCTGATTCCCGAATCCGAAATCAGGATTTATGAATTCAATAGGATGGTCAGGGACTTGAACGGTCTTACCACAAATGAGTTTTTGATTAAGTTGGATACTTATTTTAGAATTGAAAAAAAGAAAGACGGGTTGTACAGGCCTACCCAGAAACATCATTTTAGTATGTATCTGGATGGAGAGTTTTACTCACTTTATCTTAGAAAAACAGTTTATAAGTTCACAGATGCATTGAGCGAACTGGACACCCAGATACTCTACAAAACTATTTTGGAACCTATTTTGGGGATTCATGATCTACGCAACGATAAACGAATTTCATACGGGTATGGAAAACACAACATCATCAAAATGAAAGACAGTATCGATAATGGCGAATTTGAAGTCGGTTTTAGTTTGGTTCCCATTAATATAAATGAAATAAAGGCAATTGCCGATGCAGGTCTGGTGATGCCGCCCAAAAGTACCTACATTGAGCCTAAATTACGAAGCGGTATGGCAATTTACGAGCTTTAA
- a CDS encoding YggS family pyridoxal phosphate-dependent enzyme, with protein sequence MSIKKNLQSIKETLPGHVALVAVSKTKPNKELLEAYQAGQRVFGENKVQEMTQKWEELPKDIEWHMIGHVQRNKVKYMAEYVSLVHGVDSFRLLKEINKQAKKSDRVISCLLQVHIAEEDSKFGLDESELKAIIDSEDFNLMENIRIVGLMGMATFTENKEQVRKEFSHLKSIFDELKEKLPNITTLSMGMSGDYTIAIEEGSNMVRIGSSIFGARNYS encoded by the coding sequence ATGTCGATTAAAAAAAACCTTCAGTCCATTAAAGAAACCCTTCCCGGGCATGTTGCCCTTGTTGCCGTTTCCAAAACAAAGCCTAACAAAGAACTGTTGGAAGCCTACCAAGCTGGGCAACGTGTTTTTGGCGAAAATAAAGTTCAGGAAATGACCCAAAAATGGGAAGAACTTCCAAAGGATATTGAATGGCACATGATCGGGCACGTACAAAGGAACAAGGTGAAATATATGGCGGAATATGTTTCTTTGGTCCACGGTGTCGATAGTTTTCGTTTGCTCAAAGAAATCAATAAGCAAGCAAAAAAAAGTGACAGGGTCATTTCTTGTTTGCTACAAGTACATATTGCAGAAGAAGATTCCAAATTTGGTTTGGATGAATCCGAATTAAAAGCCATTATCGATTCAGAAGATTTTAATTTGATGGAAAACATTAGAATTGTTGGACTTATGGGAATGGCGACCTTTACCGAAAATAAAGAACAGGTGAGAAAGGAATTTAGCCATTTAAAATCAATTTTTGATGAACTAAAAGAAAAATTGCCCAACATAACCACATTGTCCATGGGTATGAGCGGGGACTATACCATTGCCATTGAAGAAGGCAGTAATATGGTGCGCATAGGAAGTAGTATCTTTGGGGCACGTAATTATTCTTAA
- a CDS encoding exonuclease domain-containing protein, which produces MYAILDIESTGGKYNEEGIMEIAIHRFDGHKVVDKFIGLINPEREIQPFVVKLTGINNKMLRSAPKFHEVAKRIIEITDGAVLVAHNAQFDYRILRTEFRRLGYDFQRKTLCTVDLSKKLLPDAESHSLGKLVRSLGIPMSDRHRANGDAIATLKLFKLLLNKDSEKTIIKEVIREEAHGELSPTQLDIIFDLPSETGVYYMHDKDGEIIFLGKTKNIKKRVNQHFTNVGQLARKLQKETKKVTFEKTGSELVAVLKEYQEIRKNNPKHNTITNKKLFSHVLNFSKNGTDQIILDVEKAKFKKNLKIGFNGVPSTKKFLKKISEEFKIHPKSLGLDVLEEPLVNGEFKEYVVAEHTKEYNERITSVLKKYSLTNKNMALLDKGREIGEQSFILIKDGNLKGYGYVELNHQINNIHILESIITPMSSDENTIFIIESYLRKNNRLKVLELTPTL; this is translated from the coding sequence ATGTACGCCATACTCGATATTGAAAGCACGGGAGGAAAATACAACGAGGAGGGTATTATGGAAATCGCCATCCATAGATTTGACGGACATAAAGTTGTGGATAAATTTATAGGCCTTATAAATCCTGAAAGGGAAATTCAACCCTTCGTTGTAAAACTCACAGGTATCAACAACAAAATGTTGCGCTCGGCACCTAAATTCCATGAAGTTGCAAAACGCATTATTGAAATAACCGACGGAGCCGTTCTCGTGGCACATAACGCACAGTTTGATTATAGAATATTGCGAACCGAGTTTAGAAGGTTGGGATACGATTTTCAGAGAAAAACGCTCTGCACCGTCGATCTTTCAAAAAAATTGCTTCCAGATGCAGAATCGCACAGCTTGGGGAAGCTCGTTCGCTCCTTGGGGATACCGATGAGTGACCGACATAGGGCCAACGGAGATGCTATTGCTACATTAAAGCTCTTCAAATTATTGCTGAACAAGGATTCTGAAAAAACCATCATAAAAGAGGTAATCAGAGAAGAAGCACACGGGGAGCTTTCCCCTACCCAACTCGATATAATTTTTGATCTCCCTTCGGAAACAGGTGTCTATTATATGCACGATAAGGATGGGGAGATTATTTTTTTGGGGAAAACAAAAAACATTAAAAAAAGAGTAAACCAGCATTTCACAAACGTTGGACAACTTGCTAGAAAGCTTCAAAAAGAAACCAAAAAAGTAACTTTTGAAAAAACTGGAAGCGAATTGGTAGCAGTTCTAAAGGAATATCAAGAAATACGGAAAAACAACCCTAAGCATAACACCATCACAAACAAAAAGCTTTTCTCCCACGTGCTTAATTTTTCAAAGAACGGAACAGATCAAATTATTTTGGATGTTGAAAAAGCAAAATTTAAAAAGAACCTAAAAATCGGGTTTAATGGTGTACCATCAACTAAAAAATTTCTCAAAAAAATTAGTGAAGAATTCAAGATACACCCAAAATCATTGGGATTGGATGTTTTGGAAGAGCCCTTAGTAAATGGTGAATTTAAAGAGTATGTGGTTGCCGAACATACAAAAGAATACAATGAAAGAATTACCTCTGTTCTTAAAAAATATAGCTTGACCAATAAAAATATGGCACTACTGGATAAGGGCAGGGAAATTGGGGAGCAAAGTTTTATACTCATCAAAGATGGCAATTTAAAAGGCTATGGTTATGTAGAGCTTAACCATCAAATAAATAATATTCATATCTTGGAATCGATAATTACTCCGATGTCCAGTGATGAAAACACAATTTTTATAATTGAATCGTATTTAAGAAAAAATAATAGGCTTAAAGTTTTGGAGTTAACGCCCACCCTTTGA
- a CDS encoding ion transporter, which produces MKEYKIHSGWQNTLHEVIYEADTPMGKIFDLLLFVLIILSVILVMLESVDEIDENYHRPLLVMEWIITGFFTLEYIARIISIKKPWKYIFSFYGVIDFISTIPLYLSYILAGSQVLIAVRAFRLLRIFRILKLVKFMGEASQLKSALKASRTKIAVFIYVVLILSVIMGTIMYLIESDEAGFTSIPRSIYWTIVTLTTVGYGDIAPETNFGQFLATVIMILGYGIIAVPTGIVTVEFSKHGKEKAGTNVVHTNTQACPSCTAEKHRDDAKHCYNCGELL; this is translated from the coding sequence TTGAAAGAATATAAAATACATTCTGGCTGGCAGAACACGCTTCATGAGGTTATCTACGAAGCGGATACCCCTATGGGCAAGATTTTTGACCTTCTACTTTTTGTCCTTATTATACTGAGCGTGATTCTGGTAATGCTCGAAAGTGTGGATGAAATCGATGAAAATTACCATAGGCCCCTTTTGGTGATGGAATGGATAATTACAGGTTTTTTTACTTTGGAGTACATAGCGCGTATCATTAGTATTAAAAAACCATGGAAGTATATTTTCAGTTTCTATGGGGTTATTGATTTTATATCCACCATTCCGTTATACCTTTCCTATATTTTAGCAGGTTCGCAGGTTTTGATAGCCGTTAGGGCCTTTAGACTCCTTCGGATTTTTAGAATACTGAAGCTTGTAAAATTTATGGGCGAGGCCTCCCAGTTAAAATCGGCATTAAAAGCCAGTAGAACCAAAATTGCGGTCTTTATTTATGTAGTGCTTATACTTTCCGTAATTATGGGCACCATTATGTATTTGATAGAAAGTGACGAAGCTGGGTTCACCAGCATTCCCAGAAGTATCTATTGGACAATCGTTACGCTTACTACCGTTGGGTACGGTGATATTGCACCTGAGACCAATTTTGGGCAGTTCCTTGCCACGGTCATTATGATTTTGGGGTATGGAATCATTGCGGTACCAACGGGAATAGTTACGGTCGAGTTTTCAAAACATGGAAAAGAAAAGGCAGGTACAAATGTAGTACACACCAACACTCAAGCTTGTCCTAGCTGTACGGCTGAAAAGCATCGTGATGATGCAAAACATTGTTATAATTGTGGAGAGCTGCTATGA
- the miaA gene encoding tRNA (adenosine(37)-N6)-dimethylallyltransferase MiaA, with protein sequence MNAKTLIAVVGPTAIGKTKLAIAIASHFDTEIISADSRQFFKEMNIGTAVPSAKELQSVPHHFIQQKSIIESYSVGDFERNAVELLCRLFKEKDIVVMAGGSGLYVDAVINGLDEFPEVNPKLRELLTHKLKTEGMPSLQKELLKRDPEYYKQVDIDNPHRVIRALEVCMTANKPYSSFLNQKKEQRNFNSVYVGINADRTTIYERINRRVDLMMEAGLLKEVESLYGHKNRNALQTVGYKELFEYLDGKTTLDFAVSEIKKNTRRFAKRQLTWLKKNKNILWVNHDEKPKSIISKINEQLNTLPNA encoded by the coding sequence ATGAATGCCAAAACATTGATAGCGGTGGTTGGTCCTACCGCAATCGGCAAAACGAAATTGGCCATTGCCATTGCGTCGCATTTTGATACTGAAATTATTTCGGCGGATTCCCGTCAGTTTTTTAAAGAAATGAACATCGGTACCGCTGTACCTTCCGCCAAAGAACTACAATCCGTTCCCCATCATTTTATTCAACAAAAAAGTATTATTGAATCCTATTCCGTTGGGGATTTTGAAAGAAATGCCGTTGAATTGCTTTGCAGACTTTTTAAAGAAAAAGATATTGTCGTGATGGCAGGAGGCAGTGGTCTTTATGTTGATGCCGTAATAAATGGTCTGGATGAGTTTCCAGAAGTAAATCCTAAACTAAGAGAATTACTAACCCATAAACTGAAAACGGAAGGAATGCCAAGTTTACAAAAGGAGTTGCTTAAACGTGACCCCGAGTATTACAAACAAGTAGATATTGATAATCCACATCGCGTAATACGCGCACTGGAAGTCTGTATGACCGCTAATAAGCCTTATTCTTCATTTTTGAATCAAAAAAAGGAACAGAGGAATTTCAATTCAGTTTATGTTGGAATCAATGCGGATAGAACAACAATTTACGAACGAATCAACCGTCGTGTAGATTTAATGATGGAAGCAGGGCTTTTAAAAGAAGTTGAAAGTTTATATGGACACAAAAACCGTAATGCATTACAAACTGTTGGCTATAAAGAACTTTTTGAGTATCTGGATGGTAAAACAACATTGGATTTTGCCGTATCGGAAATTAAAAAAAATACCAGACGCTTTGCAAAAAGACAATTGACTTGGTTGAAAAAAAATAAAAATATCCTTTGGGTGAATCATGATGAAAAACCAAAAAGCATCATCTCAAAAATAAACGAACAACTTAATACATTGCCAAATGCTTAA